A section of the Actinomycetota bacterium genome encodes:
- a CDS encoding alpha/beta hydrolase, whose protein sequence is MEDTAVSTDGIPLRFEARGSGALALVFVHVWSCDRSYWKPELDYFADEFQVVAIDLAGHGESGMGRDDWTMPAFGDDVVAVADHLVVVPTEVVYIGRASLHGLG, encoded by the coding sequence ATGGAAGACACGGCTGTCTCCACCGACGGAATCCCTCTCCGTTTCGAGGCGCGAGGATCGGGCGCTCTCGCCCTCGTGTTCGTGCACGTCTGGTCGTGCGATCGAAGTTACTGGAAGCCGGAGCTTGATTACTTCGCGGACGAATTTCAGGTCGTGGCAATCGATCTCGCTGGGCACGGCGAATCAGGGATGGGACGAGACGATTGGACGATGCCGGCCTTCGGGGACGACGTCGTCGCCGTCGCTGATCATCTAGTTGTAGTTCCCACCGAGGTTGTTTACATAGGGAGAGCCTCCCTGCACGGTTTGGGC